In Zonotrichia leucophrys gambelii isolate GWCS_2022_RI chromosome 12, RI_Zleu_2.0, whole genome shotgun sequence, a single genomic region encodes these proteins:
- the USP19 gene encoding ubiquitin carboxyl-terminal hydrolase 19 isoform X5, whose protein sequence is MSSSTNAPGQRRASRGLDDATNKKKQKDRANQESKEELLMDWKQNADEIIIKLNLGTGALKAEDVRADFTDTDCVVKLPDGRQWSCQFYEEIESSCSKIQCKKGNFLQLVLQKKIPLHNWSSLLKKRKDGSKEVAKGAACWENGKEKAASAELTPEEPKAEGTEPPRSRREPSNPKRAPGRSEVLGGKSPASPGTQSGPSAKRAVYLKVAPTEEEPNARVSGGTEPSKGHGTRAGSRRNGRASQADAPAALADLALPLEKAVVLAKESVPVEMPPLAATTEVLPHRVATCVEKRVLQPGSPTEALRSRDCLPVLGESSKAVPVATPPMGRDGEKRDWSKDDVALEAAADEPEPFVSLTFVKNDSYEKGNDLVVVHVYVKEIHKETSKVLFREQDFTLVFQTSDTNFLRLHPGCGPHTVFRWQVKLRNLIEPDQCTYNFTVSRIDVCLKKRQSQRWGGLEAPATRVGGAKVAMPTGPTPLDKNPPGSNQHPLSSKEEARTSDKEKPRVEDGALDGVAARTAPEHLAVKQEPHIPSPKPTCMVPPMTHSPVSAESVEDDEDEDEKKKVCLPGFTGLVNLGNTCFMNSVIQSLSNTRELRDYFHDRSFESEINYNNPLGTGGRLAIGFAMLLRALWKGTHHAFQPSKLKAIVASKASQFTGYAQHDAQEFMAFLLDGLHEDLNRIQNKPYTETVDSDGRPDEVVAEEAWQRHKMRNDSFIVDLFQGQYKSKLVCPMCSKVSITFDPFLYLPVPLPQKQKVLTVYYFAKEPHKKPIKFLVSISKENSSAMEVLDSVAHSVRVKPENLRLAEVIKNHFHRMFLPSNSLDTVSPTDLLLCFEVLSPELAKERVVELQVQQRPQVPSGPVAKCAACQKKQLPEDEKLKRCTRCYRVGYCNVACQKTHWPDHKASCRPENIGFPFLISVPESRLTYARLAQLLEGYARYSVSVFQPPFQLGRMSPEQGLQPLHSDKLEPLAKSSCAAATSAPELGDGDRVSSLPQEPPLSPAVPELQPEMGDTTTVRSKVLTARSSLLSLDSGFSEHMESQGDSCCEKEPSYERALKPEAAIPGYQHTPDSLSARATQFYITKIDAANREHKLEDKGDIPLDLTDDCSLALVWKNNERLKEFVLVESKELECVEDPGSASEAARAGHFTLEQCLNLFTKPEVLAPEEAWYCPKCKQHREASKQLMLWRLPNVLIIQLKRFSFRSFIWRDKINDMVDFPVRSLDLSKFCIGRKGEQQLPMYDLYAVINHYGGMIGGHYTAYARLPNDKNSQRSDVGWRLFDDSTVTTVDESQVVTRYAYVLFYRRRNSPVERPLPGHPSDHRAERTPSAEAAASQGLPPVPFGSGLAPEGAPPLAAEGLPERFASPAERPAPSYSSMEEVD, encoded by the exons ATGTCCAGCAGCACAAATGCCCCTGGCCAGAGGAGAGCGTCTCGGGGCTTGGATGATGCCACCAACAAGAAGAAGCAAAAGGATCGAGCCAATCAGGAAAGCAAGGAAG AGCTGCTGATGGACTGGAAGCAGAATGCCGATGAGATCATTATCAAGTTGAATTTGGGCACTGGAGCTCTGAAGGCAGAGGATGTACGTGCTGATTTCACTGACACGGACTGTGTGGTCAAACTACCAG ACGGGCGCCAGTGGAGCTGTCAGTTCTATGAGGAGATtgagagctcctgcagcaagATCCAGTGCAAGAAGGGCAACTTTCTCCAGCTTGTGCTGCAGAAGAAGATCCCACTCCATAACTGGTCTTCACTTCTG aaaaaaaggaaagacgGATCCAAAGAAGTGGCCAAAGGGGCTGCGTGCTGGGAGAACGGGAAGGAGAAGgctgcttctgcagagctgaccCCTGAAGAGCCGAAGGCTGAGGGCACAGAGCCACCGAGATCCCGGCGGGAGCCCTCCAACCCCAAGCGTGCTCCAGGAAGGAGCGAGGTCCTGGGAGGGaagagcccagccagcccagggacacagagtggccccagtgccaagcgGGCAGTGTACCTCAAAGTGGCTCCCACGGAAGAGGAGCCGAATGCCCGGGTCAGcgggggcacagagcccagcaaggGGCATGGCACGAGGGCCGGCAGCCGCCGCAACGgcagagccagccaggctgATGCACCCGCGGCCCTGGCAGACCTCGCGCTGCCACTCGAGAAG GCTGTGGTTTTGGCCAAAGAGAGTGTTCCCGTGGAGATGCCACCTCTTGCAGCTACCACAGAGGTGCTCCCCCATCGTGTTGCCACCTGTGTTGAGAAGAgagtcctgcagccaggcagccctACTGAGGCCTTGCGGAGCCGGGACTGCCTGCCCGTCCTGGGAGAGAGCTCTAAGGCCGTCCCAGTGGCCAcccctcccatgggcagggatggtgaGAAGAGGGACTGGTCCAAGGACGATGTggctctggaagcagcagctgatg AGCCAGAGCCTTTTGTAAGCCTGACCTTTGTCAAGAATGACTCATATGAGAAGGGCAATGATCTGGTGGTGGTGCATGTCTATGTGAAGGAGATCCACAAGGAGACATCCAAGGTGTTGTTCCGGGAACAAGACTTCACACTAGTGTTCCAGACGAG TGATACGAACTTCCTTCGTCTCCATCCTGGCTGTGGGCCCCACACGGTGTTCCGGTGGCAGGTGAAGCTCAG GAACCTTATTGAGCCGGACCAGTGCACATACAACTTCACGGTGTCTCGCATCGACGTCTGCCTGAAGAAACGCCAGAGCCAGCGCTGGGGGGGGCTGGAGGCTCCAGCCACACGAG TGGGTGGTGCAAAGGTTGCCATGCCTACAGGCCCTACCCCTCTGGATAAGAACCCTCCGGGCAGTAACCAGCACCCCCTCTCCAGCAAGGAAGAGGCCCGAACCAGCGACAAAGAGAAGCCACGTGTGGAAGATGGGGCTCTGGATGGTGTGGCAGCCCGTACGGCCCCAGAGCACTTGGCAGTGAAGCAAGAGCCACACATTCCTTCG CCCAAACCAACATGTATGGTGCCACCAATGACACACAGCCCAGTGAGTGCCGAGAGCgtggaggatgatgaggatgaggatgagaaGAAGAAGGTCTGCCTGCCTGGCTTCACAGGTCTGGTGAACCTGGGCAACACCTGCTTCATGAACAGCGTCATCCAGTCCCTGTCCAACACCCGGGAGCTGCGTGACTACTTCCATG ATCGGTCCTTTGAGTCAGAAATCAACTATAACAACCCACTGGGGACGGGTGGACGCCTGGCCATCGGCTTTGCCATGCTGCTCAGAGCGCTGTGGAAGGGCACACACCATGCCTTCCAGCCCTCTAAACTGAAG GCAATTGTGGCCAGCAAGGCCAGCCAGTTCACTGGCTATGCCCAGCATGATGCTCAGGAGTTCATGGCCTTCCTGCTCGATGGCCTGCACGAGGACCTCAACCGCATCCAGAACAAGCCCTACACAGAGACTGTTGACTCGGATGGGAGGCCTGATGAG GTGGTAGCTGAGGAGGCTTGGCAACGACACAAGATGAGGAATGACTCGTTCATAGTAGACCTCTTCCAGGGCCAGTACAAATCCAAGCTCGTCTGCCCAATGTGCTCCAAG GTGTCTATTACCTTTGACCCCTTCCTGTATCTCCCCGTGCCCCTCCCACAGAAGCAAAAGGTGCTGACTGTCTACTACTTTGCAAAGGAGCCACACAAGAAACCCATCAAG TTCCTCGTGAGTATCAGCAAGGAGAACTCCAGTGCCATGGAGGTGCTTGACTCAGTTGCCCACAGTGTGCGTGTGAAACCAGAGAACCTGCGCCTGGCAGAG GTGATCAAGAATCACTTCCACCGCATGTTCCTGCCCTCTAACTCACTAGACACAGTCTCGCCAACggacctgctgctgtgctttgaggtgctgtccccagagctggccaAGGAGCGTGTGGTGGAGCTGCAGGTCCAGCAG CGTCCACAGGTGCCCAGTGGCCCTGTTGCCAAGTGTGCAGCCTGCCAGAAGAAGCAGCTGCCAGAGGATGAGAAGCTCAAGCGCTGCACGAGGTGCTATCGAGTTGGTTACTGCAACGT GGCATGTCAGAAAACACACTGGCCAGACCACAAGGCTTCGTGCCGTCCTGAGAACATCGGTTTTCCCTTCCTCATCAGCGTGCCCGAGTCCCGCCTCACCTACGCCCgcctggcccagctgctggagggctATGCCAG GTACTCAGTCAGCGTGTTCCAGCCTCCGTTCCAGTTGGGCCGGATGTcaccagagcaggggctgcagccgcTGCACTCGGACAAGCTGGAGCCcctggccaagagcagctgtgcagcagccacCTCTGCCCCCGAGctgggagatggggacagggtttCCAGCCTCCCTCAGGAGCCCCCGctctccccagctgtgcctgagctgcagccagagatggggGATACTACCACTGTCCGGAGCAAGGTCCTGACAGCCAGGAGTTCCCTCCTGAGCTTGGATTCAGGGTTCTCTGAGCACATGGAGTCACAGGGTGACAGCTGTTGTGAGAAGGAGCCATCCTATGAGAGAGCCCTCAAGCCAGAAG CTGCCATCCCTGGGTACCAACACACTCCAGACTCACTGAGTGCCCGCGCCACGCAGTTCTACATCACTAAGATCGACGCTGCCAACCGAGAGCACAAGCTGGAAGATAAAG GTGACATCCCCCTGGATCTGACAGACGACTGCTCCCTTGCCCTGGTGTGGAAGAACAATGAGCGCCTCAAGGAATTCGTGTTGGTAGAATCCAAGGAGTTGGAGTGTGTGGAGGATCCAGGCTCAGCCAGCGAAGCAGCCCGGGCTGGCCACTTCACCCTGGAGCAGTGCCTCAATCTCTTCACGAAGCCTGAAGTCCTGGCCCCAGAGGAAGCGTG GTACTGCCCCAAGTGCAAGCAGCACCGCGAGGCTTCCAAGCAGCTGATGCTGTGGCGGCTGCCCAATGTCCTCATCATCCAGCTCAAGCGCTTCTCCTTCCGCAGCTTTATTTGGAGGGACAAGATCAATGACATGGTGGACTTTCCTGTCCG GAGTCTGGACCTGAGCAAGTTCTGCATTGGTCGGaagggtgagcagcagctgcctaTGTATGACCTGTATGCTGTGATCAACCACTATGGAGGCATGATTGGAGGGCACTACACAGCGTACGCCCGCCTGCCCAACGACAAGAACAGCCAGCGCAGCGACGTGG gCTGGCGGCTCTTTGACGACAGCACAGTCACCACGGTGGATGAGAGCCAGGTGGTGACCAGATACGCCTATGTCCTCTTCTACCGCCGGAGGAACTCTCCTGTGGAGAGACCCCTGCCAGGACATCCCTCAGACCACCGCGCCGAGCGCACCCcctctgctgaagctgctgccagccag GGACTGCCCCCGGTGCCGTTCGGATCCGGCCTGGCCCCCGAAGGAGCCCCGCCGCTGGCTGCGGAAGGCCTTCCCGAGCGTTTTGCCAGCCCCGCC
- the USP19 gene encoding ubiquitin carboxyl-terminal hydrolase 19 isoform X4, with product MSSSTNAPGQRRASRGLDDATNKKKQKDRANQESKEELLMDWKQNADEIIIKLNLGTGALKAEDVRADFTDTDCVVKLPDGRQWSCQFYEEIESSCSKIQCKKGNFLQLVLQKKIPLHNWSSLLKKRKDGSKEVAKGAACWENGKEKAASAELTPEEPKAEGTEPPRSRREPSNPKRAPGRSEVLGGKSPASPGTQSGPSAKRAVYLKVAPTEEEPNARVSGGTEPSKGHGTRAGSRRNGRASQADAPAALADLALPLEKAVVLAKESVPVEMPPLAATTEVLPHRVATCVEKRVLQPGSPTEALRSRDCLPVLGESSKAVPVATPPMGRDGEKRDWSKDDVALEAAADEPEPFVSLTFVKNDSYEKGNDLVVVHVYVKEIHKETSKVLFREQDFTLVFQTSDTNFLRLHPGCGPHTVFRWQVKLRNLIEPDQCTYNFTVSRIDVCLKKRQSQRWGGLEAPATRGAVGGAKVAMPTGPTPLDKNPPGSNQHPLSSKEEARTSDKEKPRVEDGALDGVAARTAPEHLAVKQEPHIPSPKPTCMVPPMTHSPVSAESVEDDEDEDEKKKVCLPGFTGLVNLGNTCFMNSVIQSLSNTRELRDYFHDRSFESEINYNNPLGTGGRLAIGFAMLLRALWKGTHHAFQPSKLKAIVASKASQFTGYAQHDAQEFMAFLLDGLHEDLNRIQNKPYTETVDSDGRPDEVVAEEAWQRHKMRNDSFIVDLFQGQYKSKLVCPMCSKVSITFDPFLYLPVPLPQKQKVLTVYYFAKEPHKKPIKFLVSISKENSSAMEVLDSVAHSVRVKPENLRLAEVIKNHFHRMFLPSNSLDTVSPTDLLLCFEVLSPELAKERVVELQVQQRPQVPSGPVAKCAACQKKQLPEDEKLKRCTRCYRVGYCNVACQKTHWPDHKASCRPENIGFPFLISVPESRLTYARLAQLLEGYARYSVSVFQPPFQLGRMSPEQGLQPLHSDKLEPLAKSSCAAATSAPELGDGDRVSSLPQEPPLSPAVPELQPEMGDTTTVRSKVLTARSSLLSLDSGFSEHMESQGDSCCEKEPSYERALKPEAAIPGYQHTPDSLSARATQFYITKIDAANREHKLEDKGDIPLDLTDDCSLALVWKNNERLKEFVLVESKELECVEDPGSASEAARAGHFTLEQCLNLFTKPEVLAPEEAWYCPKCKQHREASKQLMLWRLPNVLIIQLKRFSFRSFIWRDKINDMVDFPVRSLDLSKFCIGRKGEQQLPMYDLYAVINHYGGMIGGHYTAYARLPNDKNSQRSDVGWRLFDDSTVTTVDESQVVTRYAYVLFYRRRNSPVERPLPGHPSDHRAERTPSAEAAASQGLPPVPFGSGLAPEGAPPLAAEGLPERFASPAERPAPSYSSMEEVD from the exons ATGTCCAGCAGCACAAATGCCCCTGGCCAGAGGAGAGCGTCTCGGGGCTTGGATGATGCCACCAACAAGAAGAAGCAAAAGGATCGAGCCAATCAGGAAAGCAAGGAAG AGCTGCTGATGGACTGGAAGCAGAATGCCGATGAGATCATTATCAAGTTGAATTTGGGCACTGGAGCTCTGAAGGCAGAGGATGTACGTGCTGATTTCACTGACACGGACTGTGTGGTCAAACTACCAG ACGGGCGCCAGTGGAGCTGTCAGTTCTATGAGGAGATtgagagctcctgcagcaagATCCAGTGCAAGAAGGGCAACTTTCTCCAGCTTGTGCTGCAGAAGAAGATCCCACTCCATAACTGGTCTTCACTTCTG aaaaaaaggaaagacgGATCCAAAGAAGTGGCCAAAGGGGCTGCGTGCTGGGAGAACGGGAAGGAGAAGgctgcttctgcagagctgaccCCTGAAGAGCCGAAGGCTGAGGGCACAGAGCCACCGAGATCCCGGCGGGAGCCCTCCAACCCCAAGCGTGCTCCAGGAAGGAGCGAGGTCCTGGGAGGGaagagcccagccagcccagggacacagagtggccccagtgccaagcgGGCAGTGTACCTCAAAGTGGCTCCCACGGAAGAGGAGCCGAATGCCCGGGTCAGcgggggcacagagcccagcaaggGGCATGGCACGAGGGCCGGCAGCCGCCGCAACGgcagagccagccaggctgATGCACCCGCGGCCCTGGCAGACCTCGCGCTGCCACTCGAGAAG GCTGTGGTTTTGGCCAAAGAGAGTGTTCCCGTGGAGATGCCACCTCTTGCAGCTACCACAGAGGTGCTCCCCCATCGTGTTGCCACCTGTGTTGAGAAGAgagtcctgcagccaggcagccctACTGAGGCCTTGCGGAGCCGGGACTGCCTGCCCGTCCTGGGAGAGAGCTCTAAGGCCGTCCCAGTGGCCAcccctcccatgggcagggatggtgaGAAGAGGGACTGGTCCAAGGACGATGTggctctggaagcagcagctgatg AGCCAGAGCCTTTTGTAAGCCTGACCTTTGTCAAGAATGACTCATATGAGAAGGGCAATGATCTGGTGGTGGTGCATGTCTATGTGAAGGAGATCCACAAGGAGACATCCAAGGTGTTGTTCCGGGAACAAGACTTCACACTAGTGTTCCAGACGAG TGATACGAACTTCCTTCGTCTCCATCCTGGCTGTGGGCCCCACACGGTGTTCCGGTGGCAGGTGAAGCTCAG GAACCTTATTGAGCCGGACCAGTGCACATACAACTTCACGGTGTCTCGCATCGACGTCTGCCTGAAGAAACGCCAGAGCCAGCGCTGGGGGGGGCTGGAGGCTCCAGCCACACGAG GTGCAGTGGGTGGTGCAAAGGTTGCCATGCCTACAGGCCCTACCCCTCTGGATAAGAACCCTCCGGGCAGTAACCAGCACCCCCTCTCCAGCAAGGAAGAGGCCCGAACCAGCGACAAAGAGAAGCCACGTGTGGAAGATGGGGCTCTGGATGGTGTGGCAGCCCGTACGGCCCCAGAGCACTTGGCAGTGAAGCAAGAGCCACACATTCCTTCG CCCAAACCAACATGTATGGTGCCACCAATGACACACAGCCCAGTGAGTGCCGAGAGCgtggaggatgatgaggatgaggatgagaaGAAGAAGGTCTGCCTGCCTGGCTTCACAGGTCTGGTGAACCTGGGCAACACCTGCTTCATGAACAGCGTCATCCAGTCCCTGTCCAACACCCGGGAGCTGCGTGACTACTTCCATG ATCGGTCCTTTGAGTCAGAAATCAACTATAACAACCCACTGGGGACGGGTGGACGCCTGGCCATCGGCTTTGCCATGCTGCTCAGAGCGCTGTGGAAGGGCACACACCATGCCTTCCAGCCCTCTAAACTGAAG GCAATTGTGGCCAGCAAGGCCAGCCAGTTCACTGGCTATGCCCAGCATGATGCTCAGGAGTTCATGGCCTTCCTGCTCGATGGCCTGCACGAGGACCTCAACCGCATCCAGAACAAGCCCTACACAGAGACTGTTGACTCGGATGGGAGGCCTGATGAG GTGGTAGCTGAGGAGGCTTGGCAACGACACAAGATGAGGAATGACTCGTTCATAGTAGACCTCTTCCAGGGCCAGTACAAATCCAAGCTCGTCTGCCCAATGTGCTCCAAG GTGTCTATTACCTTTGACCCCTTCCTGTATCTCCCCGTGCCCCTCCCACAGAAGCAAAAGGTGCTGACTGTCTACTACTTTGCAAAGGAGCCACACAAGAAACCCATCAAG TTCCTCGTGAGTATCAGCAAGGAGAACTCCAGTGCCATGGAGGTGCTTGACTCAGTTGCCCACAGTGTGCGTGTGAAACCAGAGAACCTGCGCCTGGCAGAG GTGATCAAGAATCACTTCCACCGCATGTTCCTGCCCTCTAACTCACTAGACACAGTCTCGCCAACggacctgctgctgtgctttgaggtgctgtccccagagctggccaAGGAGCGTGTGGTGGAGCTGCAGGTCCAGCAG CGTCCACAGGTGCCCAGTGGCCCTGTTGCCAAGTGTGCAGCCTGCCAGAAGAAGCAGCTGCCAGAGGATGAGAAGCTCAAGCGCTGCACGAGGTGCTATCGAGTTGGTTACTGCAACGT GGCATGTCAGAAAACACACTGGCCAGACCACAAGGCTTCGTGCCGTCCTGAGAACATCGGTTTTCCCTTCCTCATCAGCGTGCCCGAGTCCCGCCTCACCTACGCCCgcctggcccagctgctggagggctATGCCAG GTACTCAGTCAGCGTGTTCCAGCCTCCGTTCCAGTTGGGCCGGATGTcaccagagcaggggctgcagccgcTGCACTCGGACAAGCTGGAGCCcctggccaagagcagctgtgcagcagccacCTCTGCCCCCGAGctgggagatggggacagggtttCCAGCCTCCCTCAGGAGCCCCCGctctccccagctgtgcctgagctgcagccagagatggggGATACTACCACTGTCCGGAGCAAGGTCCTGACAGCCAGGAGTTCCCTCCTGAGCTTGGATTCAGGGTTCTCTGAGCACATGGAGTCACAGGGTGACAGCTGTTGTGAGAAGGAGCCATCCTATGAGAGAGCCCTCAAGCCAGAAG CTGCCATCCCTGGGTACCAACACACTCCAGACTCACTGAGTGCCCGCGCCACGCAGTTCTACATCACTAAGATCGACGCTGCCAACCGAGAGCACAAGCTGGAAGATAAAG GTGACATCCCCCTGGATCTGACAGACGACTGCTCCCTTGCCCTGGTGTGGAAGAACAATGAGCGCCTCAAGGAATTCGTGTTGGTAGAATCCAAGGAGTTGGAGTGTGTGGAGGATCCAGGCTCAGCCAGCGAAGCAGCCCGGGCTGGCCACTTCACCCTGGAGCAGTGCCTCAATCTCTTCACGAAGCCTGAAGTCCTGGCCCCAGAGGAAGCGTG GTACTGCCCCAAGTGCAAGCAGCACCGCGAGGCTTCCAAGCAGCTGATGCTGTGGCGGCTGCCCAATGTCCTCATCATCCAGCTCAAGCGCTTCTCCTTCCGCAGCTTTATTTGGAGGGACAAGATCAATGACATGGTGGACTTTCCTGTCCG GAGTCTGGACCTGAGCAAGTTCTGCATTGGTCGGaagggtgagcagcagctgcctaTGTATGACCTGTATGCTGTGATCAACCACTATGGAGGCATGATTGGAGGGCACTACACAGCGTACGCCCGCCTGCCCAACGACAAGAACAGCCAGCGCAGCGACGTGG gCTGGCGGCTCTTTGACGACAGCACAGTCACCACGGTGGATGAGAGCCAGGTGGTGACCAGATACGCCTATGTCCTCTTCTACCGCCGGAGGAACTCTCCTGTGGAGAGACCCCTGCCAGGACATCCCTCAGACCACCGCGCCGAGCGCACCCcctctgctgaagctgctgccagccag GGACTGCCCCCGGTGCCGTTCGGATCCGGCCTGGCCCCCGAAGGAGCCCCGCCGCTGGCTGCGGAAGGCCTTCCCGAGCGTTTTGCCAGCCCCGCC